tggatgtatctatttctaaaaagtgtctagatacatgtaatattttgacaagaattatggaatggagggagtacatctttTCAGGATAATAAGAGAGATGAGGCTGCAGTCGGTCCACTGGAAGTTCCAAGACCAAAGAAAGCAAATGCCGTTATATCCTCACCTAAAGTGGAAGTGGAAGAAAAGGCAAGTGCATCATCTATCAATATTCGCTGTGAAGAATTTTTGAGGTTTTGTTTCTATCAGAAGTTTGGGCCGGTAATTGATTGCAACAATCAATTGTTGTCTATTTGAAAACTAATTTTTGGTGTGATGTCTTATATGACGGTTTCTTTAGTTAGGAAGTGCTCAGTTTGATTCATTGTCTGTAGTTGTTAAGTGTCTTGCCTACTTTCGACTCCCTTTGCTTGTCCATTATAAATTTAGTGGTATCTGTTGCTTGAGATTTACAGTTCTATGTTTCTCTACAAGCTTTGCTTAGTAATGTTTCATAGCTTTATGTATAAGCCATTCTGCTGTTAGCCAATTGTAACTTGCATTTCATCATCAAATCTATTTTGTTATACCTAAGTTGTGACGTGGTGAATGTTgattcttttattttgagtGTATTTTTTAATGAGTGACTATAGTACATATCTATAGACCTTATACACTTTTTAAACATTTTGCCTACCCTCCACTTCTGATGCTGCAAATGAGAAGTTAGAAAATGTTGAGAGAAAAACCGAGTAACCTTTTTTAGCTAAGAAAGGTTGACCAAAACCACCTCCTtccattttccttttgttaaCTTCATTGCAGAGCTCAACACGTGATCATTTATTTGATTTATAATTCTTGTTCTGTTTTCCATGAGAGACCAGACTGCAGTCAGTCCGttggaggttccaagtcaaaAGAAAGCAAAGGCCCATCGATCTTCGCCTGAAGTTGCGGTGGAAGATGCAAGTGTCTCTGTTGAGTACGCCAAGTCTGCCCGGTCCTCCTGCAGGGGCTGCAGCGTGAGCATCGCCAAGGGCTCACTCCGCTTCGGTGTTCCAGTCCGTGATCGCCGTGGCTTCGACAGCACCAAGTGGTACCATGTCACCTGCTTCCCCACATCGTTGCATCCACTTGGCCCCATCGAGAAGGTCAAGGGGTTCGACTCCATTAAGGTTTTTGGCTCTTGGAAACATcatttcattctttttttgttcAGTTCCATTTTGGCCTTTGGGAGCTAACCTCCAAATTTCTGATGGCACTACAGGATGATGACCGTGAGGAGTTGCGTGAGCTAGAGAAGGTAACACACTCACAACTTGTTGAAATGCCTATTGTTTTAGGTAGTGTTTCTGCTACCTGATGCTCAATACTTTTGCTTACCAGATGCCAAATTTGTGGTAGTTTCGTACAAATATGTGTAATTCCATGAATCTTACTTCTTTTCAGGATAATAAGAGAGACCTGGCTACAGTCAGTCCACTGGAAGTTCCAAGCCTGAAGAAAGCAAATGCCCTTATATTTGCACCTAAAGTGGATGTGGCAGAAAAGGCAAGCGCACCTCCTATCTGTATTCTCTGTGAAGAATTTTTGATGTTTTGATTCTATAAGAAGTTTGGCTAGTGATTGATTGCGACTTTTTTCTCTGAAAACTTAACTTTGGATTGGAGTAGTTTGTAATACAGTatttcttttggtttttggTTGGTGTGACATGCGATGTCTTATATGCTGCTTTCTTTAGTTAGGGAAGACTTGGTTTGATTCATCATGTGTAGTTGTTAAGTGCCTCGACTACTTTCGACTCTCTTTGCTTGTCCATAAATTTAGGTGTTTCTGTTGCTTGAGATTTACAGTTCAATGTTTCGCTACAAGCTTCgctttgtaatatttcataGTTGTATGCATAAGCCATTGGTAGCATCTGCTGTTAGCCAATTGTAAGTTGCATTTCATCATCAAATCTATTTTCTTATACCAATGTTGGGAGGTGGTGAATTAAAgctgattcttttttttaaggaatgACTATAATACAGATCTTTATATCTTATACATTTTCCCTACATTTTTCCTACCCTCCACTTCTCATGCTGCAAATGGGAAGCTGGAAAATGTTAAAAGAAAAACCTAGTAACCTTTTGTAGCGAAGAAAGGTTTACCGTCGCCAcctccttcctttttcttaACTTCATTGCAGAGCTCAACACATGATTATTTAATTGATTTATAATTCTTGTTCTGTTTGTCATTACAGCTATCCCCAGGGAAGAAAAGAATCAGTCCATAACCGAGTGATACCCTTTTTGGCATCTGATATCAAGAAAATATACAAGGTAGCTTCGTAATTCCTGGCGAGTCTCATTCTGGTGTTTCTCTATCTTTTTGCTGGTGATTtgtttccatgcatgcattctaTTTTACTGTGAGATGTGTAAGGTTGACTGACTATCCTAACAGCGTAACGTCTTTGCTGAGTGGTCGGCAGTAGCTCCATAACGGCATCTGAAGTTCTGAGTTTGCTGCTAAGTCCACACAAAGTATAGGCCTTCACATAATTGTACGTTGTGAAAATCTGATATGATTATATCAGGGTTGATCAAGCTTAAACACGAGTTTTTAAATACTAACTAGAATTGCCCATCTTGTGCTTGTAGCTTAAGCTTTTGCGTCATTTTAGTATGTTGGTGCAAGAACTCATGAACACACCTTTTGTCCGTTAGGATTTTATCATATTACAGGATCCCTTTCTGAGACATGCATATGCCACATTATTTCAGATCTTTCTGTGACGATGATGCTGCTGGTAGAGAAAACGGTCATAGTGACACAGATATAGAATTAGCCTCTATCCCCTAATCTACACTATACGAGCATTTTTTTCATTCGATTGAAACAAATAGCATTTTGAAATGCCTGTTGCAATTTGACTTGTCATTATGGAAAACCAACAATCTGCTTTACAATATTTATTTAGAACCTGATATTGGACACCATACAGCAGGATTTAAACTTTCAGATATTCATTCAGAGCTTATTGTTTTAAATTGCTTCATGCCTTCATGTAATATTTAAGCAAATAGCATCAAACCAACTCGCTTTTAGCTGCACAACCAATTAGGAGATGTGGTATAAGAGTCAACAGTTGGATATAATACAGATGTTAATGTTATACTTTCTAATAGGAGTAATCAGATTTGGCATCGTTTCATTGAGCGTCTGGAATGGCAGCCTTAGAATCCCTGATTATGGCactgtttggttgggcttaaAATTGCTTTTGACTTTTGGCTTAAGAGCATTTATGTGTTTTTGGCTTTGGTTTTTGTCTtttgacttgatattgttagatgatggtataagCAAAAAGTCAAAGTCAAAGCACCAAAATGggtgcttttgtggcttataagccaaaagtcaAAAAGGGCCTATAACCAGTATTTGTCAGCCCGTCTTTGTGTGGTGGAACTTTGTGAGTTGGATCTTTCTTCGCCACTTGTGAATGATTTACTCTGAAAATTATAACTACATGTGGATAGATTATTTAAACATCCTTTCAAGACTGAAAAATGCCCATCATAACTGTCTCAGTGCAGCAGTGGGCTTGCGCACGTTGCTCGGTATGACTCTGGGAACAGGTGTAGATTGAAGTATATTTGATTTGCCTTTCCATTAGGAGATATACTTTGTACTTCCATTACCACTTTCACATGCTCATGCGGTTTTTTCCGTGACAAAACTGGATTATCTCATATACGGTTCCACCAATCGGGTTTGTCAAAGTTGTCTGGAGGAAGCACTGGGCTCCTTCGCTGACATGCAATCCTTTATTTTTGGTTTCATCAAAGTTGTCGTGCATTTTTTAAGTGTTGGTGAAGCTTTAATTAGCTATCTCTTGATTGCTTCCAAATTTCTGACGTTCTGTGATATTTTCTATTTTAGGCTATCGGTCTGGAGTTTCATGTTCCTGAAGAGTACTTCGACCCCTAGTTGTTAACTGTGGCCAGGTACATTAGGTGGAGACTGGAGAATAAGATGGTTTACCGATTATCATAGGCTGGTGTCTCGTGTTTATCATAGGCTGGTGTCTCGTGTTCGGGATCTGAGAATACCACAATTATTCTGTCATGAAAACGTATCACAATATCGCTGTTCAAACCGGCCATCGATGTTCCCAGAATGCACTGTTTGCTACAGTTCCCATCTTCTGACTGAAGTTCCCGTGTATGCCTGTTTGCTGTGGTACCATGGATGTGTCGCTAGCGAGACGAGGGATACCATCTCGCGGTCATGGGCGGAGCTACAGCCCGGGCAAATGCCCAGGCTCTCCTAATTGAACCTTACTTaactaaaagaaagaaagtaaGATGATTATATTAGCAAATTATATGGACAAACTTCAGTTTAGAAAGATATCTTGCCCAGGCTCCAATAGTCGGCTAGCTCAGCCATTGGCCGCGGTCATCGGCGCCCGTCGGGAACAAGTTAGGCCTGTTGCCGCGATGTTTGTTCCGTTGAGGTGTGCCGGCGAGGTGGCGCTGGTGGCTGTAGTCTGGAAAGCTCGAACGAATTGGGGGAGTATGGATGTATGAGATGGGGATTGGGATTTGAGGCCGGGGAACTCGGGAGGCACGGGTCGGCCTTACACAGTGTAGAGTTTTGCCTGGAGGCCGCATGCGGTGCTAGGCGGAGGCCGCAAGCGGCGTTGGGACGGAGGCTGTGCGGGGCGCTGGCCCGGAGGCCTCAACGGAGGAGGGTCAGGACGGCAGCCGAGTAGTGAGGAGAGGATGGTAGATCCGGATGGAGAGATTTTTGTTTAGATGACCAGACGGAGAGTTGGAGGAgaggggaaagaagaaaactaCTGGCAAGTTATTTGtatcaaatttgcctaaatacggatatatctatgtgtaaaaagtatctaaatacatgtaatattttgacaactaatttcgatcggagggagtatgaaaaaagagaggtttgTTTAGTCCTACGAACGGGGTGCTCTGATGTAGACACATAGCAAATTTATCTTGCTTTGGCTTTTTCGGCCATTCTACATGCTCCGCTATGTAGTTCAGAGGCTGCCACGTGTTATCcgctaaaaaatatataccacATACAGTTAAATTTAGCATTCGCATATCATATACCATTACATATATCATATATCATTGTCTATATCATATACCAATGAGAAAATATAAATGAGTTGGACCAACCCAACCACGCGTGGTAGCCTCTGGAGAGTACCGTTACATAGCGGAGTCGGTAGAAAAGAGTTTCCAGCTTTGGCCGTCTGTGCCGCTCTGTTTCTCTCTGTTCCCCACCGCAATGCCGCGGTGAGAGTAACTCTAGCAGTTACCGATCTTGGCTGGCTCGAACTCCGCGAGTTCGGTTGAGCTAAATTTGTGTATTTAGTACAGCTCACAACGGGGcagaacagaaacaaaaccaaGATCCGAGACTCCTTCTTGGCCCTCTCGATGGGGTCCTCGTCGTCATCGGAGATCATTTCGTAATCTGTCTCCTCACTGTCCCAGGAAgaatcgtcgtcgtcggccggtGCGTGCATCTCCGGCAACCTAGGGTTGCTGGAAATGGTGGAGACGGCGGAGGCTGCGGGGGCTGTGGGATGGGAAAAGAAGTCTTGAGCCTCCATTTCTTCGCTCACGGTCGCCGGAGATGGGTGTGGTGGGGctttgggcggcggcggagggggttTTGGATTTGGAACTGAAAAGCCTCCTCCAAACCGCAGATATACGTGCTACGGAGATGACGTTTCGATTTTCCGAAAAGATTTTCTCGGACCGAACCAGCTTTCGTTAGCTAGTCGGGCcaacttttgtttttccagAACTGAATACTGAGTTCGGGCTGTATGGTCCCAGTTCGGTACCTGCtatgctagagatgctctgaCGCGGTCCGGTCAAGTCGCCGGTCCGCTGCGCCGCACCAACGGCACCCTACCTCTCTGGCCctctctttcaaaaaaaaaaaaaaaaaaaacacttcgACAACGCAGCGTAGAGAACAGAGCCCAACCGGGCACCTGCTGACCTGCACGGCTCGGCTCACGGGCTCACGGCTGCCCACCTTCCTCTTTCTTCCCGCCCTTGTCTCCTCCCACCACGGCGTGATTCCTAACAGGACTGGCCGCCTGCACAAAACCCTAGCCAACCGCCCCAGCCCTACTCTGTCCTCCCTTCGTCCATCCCCACCTCGCATGCTCGTATCCCTCCTCCCCCGAAACCCCAGCTCCtttctcctccccgccgccgttcgCTTCGCCCGCGCTTCAATgtcggcctcgccggcggcgtcggccgGCAAGGTGACCGTGTCCGTCGAGTACGCCAAGTCCGGCCGTTCCTCCTGCAAGGGCTGCAGCGCGAGCATCGCCAAGGGCGCGCTCCGCCTCGGCGCCTCTGCCCGCGACCCCCGTGGATACGACAGCACCAAGTGGTACCACGTCGCCTGCTTCCCCGCCTCGTCACACCCGCTTGGACCCGTCGAGAAGGTCGAGGGGTTCGAGTCCATCAAGGTTTGGGGGTTTGGGTGGTTTTGTTTCCTTCGTATTTCGTTCTGTTTTGTCTTGGCCTCTATGGGGGCTAAACTCCGGATTTTGGGGGAATGTAGGACGACGATCGCGAGCAGTTGCGAGAGCTTGAGAAGGTAACGCATTCCTCACTTTTTGAAGTCTTTTCTGTTAGTAGCCTCATTGCTGCCGCATGCTGGATATTTCTGCCATCTAGATGCAATTTTACTAATGTAGAATGATGCTGGTAAATTGAAACGTTTTCGTAGCATTTACTAGAATCGGAAAATCTTATGTCAAGCGAAGGAATTCGATAATTTGGCTTGTGTTCCTCCTTGAAATGTAATTTTGATTCGTATAATTATGTGTGGTCCCATGAAAATCTTCAGAACAATAAAAGAGACCAGACTGCAATCAGTCCATTGGAAGTTCCAAGCCCAAAGAAAGCAAAGGCCCATCTATCTTCACCTGAAGCTGGGGTGGAAGAAAATGCAAGTGTCTCTGTTGAGTATGCAAAGTCTGCCCGCTCCACCTGCAAGGGCTGCAGCGTGAGCATCGCCAAGGGCGTACTCCGCCTTGGTGTTTCAGTCCGTGATCCCCGTGGCTTCGACAGCACCAAGTGGTACCATGTCACCTGCTTCCCCACATCATCACATCCGCTTGGCCCCATTGAGAAGGTCAAGGGGTTTGACTCCATTAAGGTTTGGGCTCTGGAAGGCTTCATTTcattcatattttgttcagTTCCGTGCTTCCGTTTTGGCCTTTGGAGTCTAAGCTCCAGATTTTTGGTGGGACTGCAGGATGATGACCGTGAGTTGTTGCGTGAGCTAGAGAAGGTAACACATCCAACTTGTTGAAATTCCTATTCTATCAGTTGGTGTTTCTGCTACTGTATGCTGGATACTTCTATTTACCAGATGTCAAATTTCTGATAGTTTCATAGAAGTATGTGTAGGTCCATAAATATTACTTCTTTTCAGGATAATAAGAGAGAAGAGGACACAGTCGGTCCACAGGAAGTGCCAAGCCCAAAGAAAGCAAATGCCCTTATATCCTCACCTAAAGTGGAAGTGGCAGAAAAGGCAAGTGCATCTCCTATAAATATTCGCTGTGATGATTTTTTGAGGTTTTCATTCTATCAGAAGTTTGAGCTGGTGATTGGTTCTAAAAATCAATTTTTGTCTCTTTGAAAACTATTTTTTGGATTGGAGTAGTTGGTAACATTTCTGCTGTTTGTTTTGATTGGTGTGATATGTGATGTCTTATATGAAGGTTTCTTTAGTTAGGAAGTGCTTAGTTTGATTCAT
The Brachypodium distachyon strain Bd21 chromosome 2, Brachypodium_distachyon_v3.0, whole genome shotgun sequence genome window above contains:
- the LOC100844676 gene encoding polynucleotide 3'-phosphatase ZDP isoform X1 produces the protein MLVSLLPRNPSSFLLPAAVRFARASMSASPAASAGKVTVSVEYAKSGRSSCKGCSASIAKGALRLGASARDPRGYDSTKWYHVACFPASSHPLGPVEKVEGFESIKDDDREQLRELEKNNKRDQTAISPLEVPSPKKAKAHLSSPEAGVEENASVSVEYAKSARSTCKGCSVSIAKGVLRLGVSVRDPRGFDSTKWYHVTCFPTSSHPLGPIEKVKGFDSIKDDDRELLRELEKDNKREEDTVGPQEVPSPKKANALISSPKVEVAEKLRKVTPSTGNKRISPLIHFSASDIKKTYKDATLPTHWKVFDTVIFREQDEGLHASAKIAAFDFDGCLAKTSVKSIGADKWSLQHNSIPDKLQRLYNDGYKLVIFTNESNIERWKNKRQQAVDSKVGRLDNFIECVKVPIQVFIACGIGKGKGTPDDPFRKPNPGMWWLMTEHFNSGIAIDMDQSFYVGDAAGRENDHSDADIEFAKAIDLKFHVPEEYFGP
- the LOC100844676 gene encoding polynucleotide 3'-phosphatase ZDP isoform X2, which translates into the protein MLVSLLPRNPSSFLLPAAVRFARASMSASPAASAGKVTVSVEYAKSGRSSCKGCSASIAKGALRLGASARDPRGYDSTKWYHVACFPASSHPLGPVEKVEGFESIKDDDREQLRELEKNNKRDQTAISPLEVPSPKKAKAHLSSPEAGVEENASVSVEYAKSARSTCKGCSVSIAKGVLRLGVSVRDPRGFDSTKWYHVTCFPTSSHPLGPIEKVKGFDSIKDDDRELLRELEKDNKREEDTVGPQEVPSPKKANALISSPKVEVAEKLRKPSTGNKRISPLIHFSASDIKKTYKDATLPTHWKVFDTVIFREQDEGLHASAKIAAFDFDGCLAKTSVKSIGADKWSLQHNSIPDKLQRLYNDGYKLVIFTNESNIERWKNKRQQAVDSKVGRLDNFIECVKVPIQVFIACGIGKGKGTPDDPFRKPNPGMWWLMTEHFNSGIAIDMDQSFYVGDAAGRENDHSDADIEFAKAIDLKFHVPEEYFGP
- the LOC100844676 gene encoding polynucleotide 3'-phosphatase ZDP isoform X3 — translated: MLVSLLPRNPSSFLLPAAVRFARASMSASPAASAGKVTVSVEYAKSGRSSCKGCSASIAKGALRLGASARDPRGYDSTKWYHVACFPASSHPLGPVEKVEGFESIKDDDREQLRELEKNNKRDQTAISPLEVPSPKKAKAHLSSPEAGVEENASVSVEYAKSARSTCKGCSVSIAKGVLRLGVSVRDPRGFDSTKWYHVTCFPTSSHPLGPIEKVKGFDSIKDDDRELLRELEKDNKREEDTVGPQEVPSPKKANALISSPKVEVAEKPSTGNKRISPLIHFSASDIKKTYKDATLPTHWKVFDTVIFREQDEGLHASAKIAAFDFDGCLAKTSVKSIGADKWSLQHNSIPDKLQRLYNDGYKLVIFTNESNIERWKNKRQQAVDSKVGRLDNFIECVKVPIQVFIACGIGKGKGTPDDPFRKPNPGMWWLMTEHFNSGIAIDMDQSFYVGDAAGRENDHSDADIEFAKAIDLKFHVPEEYFGP